The window TGCCTTTGTCCTTTTTATCgactttccttttcttctcgcccttctcccccttctccccCTTCACCTTTTTCTCtttatctttcttctctttaccctcctttccttcatctttctgcgtctcctcctcttcttcaccCTTTGATTCCTTTACATTTTCTTCAGTGTCAATCTCCCTGGAAGTAACTTCAGCCTTGacctcctcctcatcctcttcatttttgtgtttcttctttttgtcctccttgtctttcttcttctttccttcttttttgtCATCTTTTTGCTCATCgctcttcttctctttttcaTCATCACCGTCCTtgtgtttcttctttttatcatcctcgtctttcttcttctcccctTCTTTTTTATTGCCGTCACCTTTTACTTCATCGCTCTTCTCCTTTTCGCCATCACCACCCTTGTGTTTCTTCTTTTCAtcgtctttcttcttctcccctTCTTTTTTATCATCGTCACCTTTTACCTCATCACTCTTCTTCTCTGTTTCATCATCACCGCCCTtgtgtttcttctttttatagtcCTTTGCTTCATCCTTATGCATCTCCTCTGCTTCACCCTTTGATTCCTTTACATTATCTTCAATGTCAATCTCCCTGGAAGTAACTTCAGCCTTGacctcctcctcatcctcttcatttttgtgtttcttttttttgtcctccttgtctttcttcttctttccttcttttttgtCATCTTTTTGTTCACCgctcttcttctctttttcaTCACCACCATCCTtgtgtttcttctttttatcatccttctctttcttcttctctccttttttaTTGTCGTCACCTTTTACCTCATCgctcttcttctctttttcatcaccaccacccttatgtttcttctttttatcgtccttgtctttcttcttctcccctTCTTTTTTATCGTAGTCACCTTTTACCTCATCgctcttcttctctttttcaTCATCGCCCTtgtgtttcttctttttctcatcttcgtctttcttcttctttccttttttcttatCATCACCGTCGTTTTCCTCATCCTtgtctttcttctccttcttcttcccttctttTTCATCATCCACCTTTTCCCCTTCCTCTAAATCTTTACCTTTGTCCTTCttatccttcttctttttctctttttctccccCTTCTATATCATCTTCTTTatcttcgttcttctccttgttctttttcttcttctcttccttgtcctcctttttatcttcttcactCTCTCCCGCTTCATtatccttctctttcttcttttccttcttcgttATGTCTTTATCCTTCTTCTTCGATTTCTCCTCGTCTGCATCCTTATGTTTATCCTCATCCTTTTCATGTTTCGACTTTTCTTTTACCACTGACTTGGTCTTAGATTCAAGTTCCACTTCAGTCTTCTCCTCCTTCAGGTCGCCTGGTTCTACATCCTTGGTCTTCATCACCATAAACCGTTCTTCCTTTTGAACCTTTTCAATTTCTTCTCGTTTATATTCAGTTTTGTCTTCCATCTACAGACTATCTGCCAAAACTCGAAACGCAAAACAGTTTCCTCCGAACCTGAGATCCCTAAAACAAATCAACCGTGCGATCAGTAATCCGGAAAACAAATTCagtagattaaaaaaaaaaaaaagaaaaaaagaagaagctgaaCTTGGTGATGTACAAAACGAAGTAACTAAAAAAAAGTATAAATCCCTTCTGCTTGCTAATACTCGGCACATTGCAGAGACCATGCTTACTTTCAGTTCACCATCACAAAACACAGAGTACAGATCCGGGACAAGGTTATGCATATCTTTGGCGGCAAGCAACAGTCGATAAAGGGCGAAAGAGTGTTCCAAAAGAATCTAGCTCTAGTTAACATTTTGTTGTCATTTTTCGAAATACACAGCCGATACACATAGGGCTTAAGATTTCCCCAAACTTGCAAAGGTTCGGAGGATGGAACACAAACTCTGAGTTCCCTAATTTTAGCCACTTTAATCGACCCCTACTTTGTCCTACACTTAATGGAAAACCTATCACTTTCATCCAACAGAGAGATTTCCATATAAACAGTCAGGATTCTCAAGACACGAACACGATTCTGTTGTAAGGGAAAGGAAAGCATATCAAATCGATTTCTGAACGGTGATTTGAGCACAATTCGATAACGTTTTTCTCCAAATTCCCACAAAGTAATTAAATTGATACAATTGAACGCGAATGAGTAAATAAAGCAACAATTTTGTCCTCAAGAAATTGCGAAAGCAGTACACAAATCAACACAATAACATCAAATAAAAGCAACAAGAAAGAATCACAATTTCATAACACGCATTCACGATCGATCACAAAAACTAcacgtttactaatccgtaaccGGAATTGATTGGAGTAACGAATCGTCAGTACCTCAAGGAAGCTCTGGTTTGACTGCCTCCTTCTTCAGTAACTTGAGAGaggaagtgagagagagagagagagagagagctttggaTTCCTTTGCAAATTGTGTTAGCTTCGAATCGAGTCGATGTGCAAATTGACCGATATATAAACATAATTGGAAATACGGAAAGCTGTTGGGCATTGGATTGATTGTGCCACGGGCGGCCACCTGTCGGTATTTTCGTCAACACGCAAAGGACCGACACCTTCTTGATTCTTCTGCGTAGTGTGCGTACCCAATACGTGGcgttttgttttgtgtgttttctcCGAAACTCCAACGTCGACGACTTGGATCAGAAAATTTACTTAGCTCTTAAGTCTTCTTCCAAGTCTGAACCCCTCACCCCTCCCTACCTTCCGGTCACTTTCACATCGCAACCTCCCTCCTTGTTCCAATAGTATTTTTTGGTCTGTATTTTTAGGGTGCCAAACTTTTAATCAATTTTGTACTTTCCTTCTTGCCCTTCGTTAAGAgaacattttttgaatcacgttGTACGATTtgcacgttttaaatgtatttatatgcgtaaattaacaaaaagaaagtcaaatagttgaagtaaatgaataatctttctctattgaatttacattaagaatagagaaaataatatttaataaacaacttattgaatcacattattgctagctcattgtaagACTAAGCTCactccctcccccttagtgtagataatatcgtttgttcgaaagaaaaaaaaaacaatcatttgacaactaatttaatcacattattatgtgcGTGCGAAAAACAttttttataaccagcattacatgcatcttaagatgttttgaacgtatttaaaaattgaaaaaataatatttaatgaacaacttGTTGaaacacattattactagcctattataaggtactaattataaaataaaaaaaataatgtacaaaaaaataattattaaaaaaatacttttaaaatgacaaaaataaccCTAtcatatttgatgcattattttgggttgctttGTTTGAGCGGCATTTCTGTCCACTTTTCTGTCCACTTATTTTTTGATGAAGTTTGTGACCCCAAAGGagttgttgttggctttatatataaagataagcgaattaaaaacaaaataaaattataaattttagaTGTTGATCGAGTGAACTTCTTTCACCGTCCAGTATTATTTATTGAACAACcatgattgaattttttttttctctacatAACCATAGTCCAAGATTTGAGGTTGAATGCACAAGGATAGGTGCAATCGGACTGAACCTTAGTCAATGATTCATGTCCTTTTTATCAAGAATTTTTAACATTCATTATGAACTTGTAAGTTTCGATGATGCATAATAAACTTAAAAGTTAAGTTATCCAAATTGGGTTTgataaggaacaatttgaatgTTTATAGGTGTACTAATAGATTTTTAACCTTCTAAAAAAACTATCAAAGaagaaactaaataatgtgaATTTAGAAAACAATTGAGCGTAATTAAAGGCACCTTAGTTTAATAAATGTACTTGTGGAACCTCGTAGGTCCACCGCCATGACCGACATAACACATGCTACATAGTTTTTCAATGGCTGTCGTGCAATGTAAGTAGAGAAAAACAGCCGAAATCAAAAGGCCACTTTCGTCATTTAAAAATAGAAAGTGccacttctttctccttcaAATTGCCTAGGTTAAGGTCATTTCGTGCTAATAgtatttttctttagttttgttCGTAAGTGAtaaattttaagtttaattttttaaaaaaataaatttgtactGTATTGTTTATAGTTATTGTAAAGTTTAATCCACTTCTTTACGagaagaaatttttagttgtgatgagAATAgaagtggtacaccacatgttttaataggagtggtagaaaattttattttttaatttattaacatTTTAGTATATATATCTCAATATTTATATAATGATAAATGATGTACCACTTAATGTACTggttacactgaaaaatctatcATTCAAGTTGATAATatcattttttgaaaattcCCACATTGAGTAACAAatcaataataatttaaaaataaaaaagtaacaaACGAATTTACTGAAAACAAAGTGAGAAAtttaaaacagaaaagaaaatcacGTTCTGTCTCTGATCTGTCTCTCTCCCCTCAGCTGCAACATCTCCAGCGCAAAAAGCAtcgtctttctttctttctttctttccttccctttcttttGGTTTCGCTCTCCCTCTCCTCTGGAAACCCTAACAGTGGCCTGGTTTTTTCAATTAACCAGGTCCCTCACAGGGAAAAAACcttcaatttgtttttcttaaatttttagtttttgttaaatttcTTCGCAAGCTGTAGTTTTTCTTTGTTGCATTTGTCAGCTGCCCTCGACAATGAACGACCTGCTAACGGTAATGtatttgattttctttcattaatttatGCCATGGTTTGTATGTTTGGGCATGTTTGGAGGTTTTGATGCTCTGTTTTTGTCATGATCCGGCTGCGTTTGATGTTATTGGATCTgcttttttaatgattttttttgaatttttggcttatggggttttggttttctttACTTTCTGTTTGGTTAGTGAGAAAAAGGAGGGAAATTGATGGAAGAATTGAAAGTTTTTGAATCATGGGATTTTGCATTGTGCTTTAGGGAATGGAAGTGGTGGGTTTTACTTTGTAGATCCACAAAATCAATgtggactttggtacaacagaaagtgttaagtttgtgatattcgctagattgcttcggttaGTGTGGATaattatgtaaatggatagagatagggaaataaacataagatgtacgtggttcacccagattggttacgtcgtggagttctcattaattgtgaaggatttACCCTTAGGATCAAgctgtgagtactagtgaatgatttaggacaaatgacattaggaaatattgtagaAGAATGatatccttttatagaagagagtttctagctttgttctgacattgacacgtgttgtgttgtaattagcttctgatgtcgacacgtgtcgcactgtgattgaccttctagttggagggaaactggtccttgatggtataatgtTGATCGGTGCTTGGTAGTTTTGGaattgatcaagtatggtacaaacatacttCATTGCAGCTCAATCAACACGAGCTACTGCAGCTTTCGAACAGTTTGGTGTTACCCTAAACTGAGAAAATTGAACAATttggtttcttttccttttattttcctGTGTTGTTTTTGGTTTCTCAGCTTTTGAACAGAGTTCATCGGCATTGGTGTTTGAATCACTTAAGATCTTTATAAACGAAACTTGTTTTAATTTGTGAGAAGTACTTCCCTTTTTCTCATTTTTGGAATTGAAATgattaacgataaggacaatgATGGAAGTTGCAAAGCAAGTATTGTACTTTTACATAATGCAGAACTGCTGAATAACACTTGACATATACCCAAGCCATTTAATCTGCGATTGAGGCTCGGTTTTCCTTTCTATGTTTGGTGTTTGCTTGTATATACTAATTATATACCAAAATGTGTTCTTAGAAATTTAGTAGTGTCTTGTCGTTACGAAAGTTCGAGTCATAGTTATCGtgccttttctttccttttatctTTCTTTCCTAAACCCCATTGAACTCAAGCAATCGGATTTGGGATTAAGGTTTTGTTCAAGTACATTTATGACCTAATTACTGCTTGCAGGATTCTTTTGAGATCCCTCGGGGTCAAGCTTCGAGAGATCAGGATATTGAACTAGGAGCACATGCTTCAATGAATTCTGGAGAACTTGGTTTGGAGAATTTCTTCAAAAAGGTGCTTTAGCTTCCTTgacttatttttctttaatatcCCTTAAATGCATGAAACGCAATTATTTCTCTTTCCGTTACTTTTTCCATAGATAATTATTCTGTACATGGAGTATGTGTTATGTTTACTTTCTGTTGATTCTGTCTAATGCTTTCATGATTTTTGTCTCCAGGTTCAAGAGATCGAGAAGCAAAATGAGAAGCTTGATAAGCTTTTGAAAAAGCTCCAGGTATTATGCTTTCCAATATGTTTTCCTTACCTTACCAGCAACATGAAGGTTTTTTTGTTAGCCTCAGCTGTCATAGTTCCTAATTGGTTGGGTTCTCTTGTCTAAAATGTATAGACTTACTACTCTTAACTTGGTCTAATTTCATGTTGTGCTGATGACATCAGCCGTTAAACTTAATTGAGAGTGAATTTACTTATCCAAGAAGCTCAAAGATTTGAGTCCTGTTTTGGTTTGATAATGTTGTCGTCTTTGTAATTGCATGCATGATGCCAATATGTGGTGATATCATTAACGGATTTCTAGTTACACATCGTTTCATCAAATTGGGAATTTAGTGATAAGGTTATGAACAAGTATAACTGTAACTAAACCGAACATATAAACGTCATACTGCAGTGTAGGTAACATAGAATTGTGTAGCAACTGGACTGAGTATTGTTTATTTGcaaaataatgcatcatccAGATTGGTAAATTTACTGTGTTTGTACCCACTAATTTAAATATTGTGAAACTGTTATTTTGGAAAATTCCTGTGTTTACATTTTTGTGCCTTATGCAATAGCTTAAAAAAATTAGAGAGCATTATAGTTGTAATGATTCTTTgagatataaaaaataaaaaattaaatgcaCTTTTTTTTATCACTTTTAATCGCTTTTGTCTGCAGGGTGCACATGAGGAGTCCAAGGCTATTACTAAGGCTCCTTCAATGAAATGTAATCTCAAActtgtttaattaatttgataatCACGTGAATCTTTCATGCTTATAttcgtatttttcttttatgttatgTATGCTTGTTCCTTTCATAGTTCTGTAATGATGTCTATGGATTAAAATGAAGGGAGGAAACGATATGCATGCAGGACAGGAGATGTCAGAAATTATTCTAGCGTGTTTTCtcataatttttgaaaaagaacgCCTGTAATCAGTTTACCTCTGCTGGTGTTCTTTCTTCTGTTTGCATCCATCAACTTATTTTTTCCTTCCTCATTAACCCAACAAAGATGATGGATCCTTTCACCATGTGCAGCAATCAAGCAACGGATGGAAAAAGATGTCGATGAAGTTGGAAAAGTTGCTCGTTGGATAAAGTCAAAAATTGAAGAACTTGACAAAGAGGTAAAACCTGACTCAACAGAAAGCTTGGTTTTATTTCTGTGGTTCACTGTAATTTTGCTTGTCGGACTAACCTTTCCTTCTGGGTCCAGAATTTAGCAAATAGACAGAAGGCTGGTTGCGGAAAAGGAACAGGTGTAGATAGATCCCGAACAGCAACAACCCTGTAAGTTCGTATTTCAACAATTTCCTTTGAAATGCCTCATGCCTATTTCCCCTCATTTCCTTTTGGTATCTCCTAAGTTGTGGGATCACCAATGATTTTCCCTCACACATGCTTTGTTTGAGAAATCTTTTATTAATTTGTCAACTCAACTGAATCCAACATTGTCAAGTGTCCACTGTTATCTATTGTTGCAGTGCcttgaaaaagaaattaaaggaCAAGATGGCTGAATTTCAGGTAGGCCACACGCACCCACACATGCATTTTGTTTTAATGtctgtttctttatttctttcatCACTAAATTTTTTAACTTCCAAAATATGCAGACTCTAAGGGAAACCATCCATCAAGAGTATCGTGATGTTGTCGAGAGGCGAGTTTTTACAGGTTTGAACCCCTCACTTGCCACTCATGAATCGCTGCTATTTTTAGAACATCTACTTGATTTTCCATGATctgattttctattttatttttcttgctttttgtTATCGTTAGTGACGGGCGCAAGAGCTGATGAAGAGGTAAAGCTTATTGCACTGTTGAAATATGGTATATCTATACCATTGTGAAAGCTCATTTTCTAATCATTTAACATTGTACAGACAATTGAAAGATTAATCGAGACAGGGGACAGTGAACAAATTTTCCAAAAGGCAATCCAGGAACAAGGGCGAGGCCAGGTTTGTCAATTTCCCCTTTTTATTCTATGCCCCCGAATAAGCACATTTTATGATCAAAATTCTGAATTCTCTCACAAACTTGACAAACTTTTTGACACTTTGAACAATTAATTCCAAGCTCCTAACTCCTCTCGTAAATTTGTTAGCTTGGGTTGTTGAAACATTGAATTTTCTGATTAAGATTGATCACATCCAAAATTGTGTATCAAATTGTAGATAATGGACACTCTGGCCGAAATTCAAGAGCGACATGATGCTGTTAGAGATCTTGAGAAGAAGCTTCTCGATTTACAACAGGTATCTTCTTAGTTTGTGCAATGATGCGTACTCTCTGATGAAGACATGAAGTTGCTATACAATACAGATGTCTAGCATAGGCCTTttaatttttggaaaaaatgaGGAAATATATTGAAAGAGATAACAAGTACAAGTGGAGTCATAGAAGACTCTGATCCCAGCTGGGGATACATAGTGATACCAACCATACAGAGAAAGTAAATCTCAGGAAGAGAAGATAACACTAGCTAGAAAAAGCCATTAAGGCATACAAAAAATAGAGGATGGCAATGGAGTAGCCGTCTTCAGACTAGCAATGACGGAGGACAAGGGAATCCATCACGTGAAAGTACCAGAACCAACAGGCCTTTTAATTTAGAGTTTTCAATTTGGTATTGCCTTATGAATATAATAACATTAATCTGTTAAATCTTTCTGCATTTCTGTAAGAAAGTGCAGGATCGGTAGATTATTAAGTTGTGTCATGACGTGGTAAGTCTCTGTTTAGGCATGTAACTCATAAGAAAGCCAAGTTATTGTCCACTTTTAATTGCCATGATTTATTGAGGCCGACTGTGAGAATAGCTGCAAAACTAAAAGGAAAACTTTCTGTTTGTGTTTCGCCATGAGTATATATTATATGTTAAACACCAACTCATATGCACAGATATTTATGGATATGGCGGTGCTGGTTGATGCACAAGGGGAATTGCTTGACAACATAGAAACCCAGGTAATTACCACAATTTCAAAGCATGATGACCCCCTGAATTTCGTAAAGTTTCAAACCCGAAAGAAAACAGAAGTTGATTTGTAAAAACATGACGTGGAGTGCAACTCTTGTATCGCACTTGGGTAGACGATCATGTATGTTGTGCTTTCATTCCGCAGGTATCAAGTGCAGTAGATCATGTACAGCAGGGGAATACCGCTCTTCAGAAGGCCAAGAAGCTACAAAAGAATTCGAGGAAATGGATGTGCATTGCGATTCTCATTCTTCTTATCATCGTTGCAATCATTGTGGTGGCGGTGTTCAAGCCGTGGCAGAGCAACAAGGGTGCTTAAATTAGCTCCTATGATAATTTGTAACTGATAAGTATAGGGGATTACAACTGACACTTTGGGACTCGAACAAATCTTGTGAATCATTTCTAGCCCTTTTGTTCTCCTGTGATAATGCCCGCATGTAACACTATTAATCGAAACAAACTGTCACTATATTCTTTAAGGGATTCTTTAATATGCATAAAAGAAaactctcttttttcttcttgaatGGCTCATGTTACTGGTTATAAAACCGTACCGTCACGGAGATATTCCCGTTGATATTTCGTACGGATTTAACGGACTCTCCAAGAAGGGGTGTAAGAGAGTGGGCGATGTTAGGGTGTAGATTGGCACGtttaggagagatttttcaatgtggcCGAAATATAGAGCGGTACATCATAAGTTATTATACAAGTggagggaagtttttttttccgTTCCAAATGTTCCTCCACTTATATAATGACACTAAATAATCTCTCCACGTTTTGATAAAAAGTGTAGCTGACATACTTATCGAAGATTAGTTAAATGATTTCTATTAACTATTGAAGAGTAGCTGACATGAGCAAATTACTGACGAGGAGTCGCTAAatagtttcctagttggaatTGGCCGTTGTTGTAGTGAGGCCATATCCAAAGGGGAAGAGAGGGTCATAATGTGCGTCTCCTACATTCATCGGCAGCTGATCAACGGTTTTGAACCAGGTTCGAGAAAGCTTGCCCGTGAAGCCATAGTCACCAAATAAAACATCAGCTACGCCCTGCCCTTCCGTTCCTGGAAGCCAAGCTGCAACAAGAGCATCCATCAAGGGAACATAAGGTTGGATCACAACAGGACGGCCAGAGATGACGATAACAACACATTTCACAGAACCGCAAACATTTGTGATGGCGCTCGGGCCAGGATCCGGTATTGTCAAGTTTAGGCTGTCACCAAACGTCTCTGCGTACGGGTGTTCCCCTACCACAACGATGGCATATGAGAAATCATTCGACTTCACAAAGTCAGCATCAGGATTCTCCTTGTACACTACTTTGGTTTTAGGATCCACTGTGTTCTTAATGGCACTAAGAATTGTGGTACCTGttaaagagaaaaataagtttCTTACAGAGTTTAATAGGTCAGTTTTTTCAGAGTCCCGACAGATTTCATAGGCAAACATGTATCAAGAGGATATTATGTTTTATGACAGCAAAAACAGAAGGATCTTTGTTTACCTTCGGTGAGATTGTTGCCACTTAAGCCCTGCCACTCAATGGTCCACCCACCACACTGATAACCAAGGTTATCTGCATGACTACCAGCTACAAGTATTTTTGATGCCTTCTTCGGAAGGGGAAGCAACAGCTCATCAGCAGATTTGCCGTTCTTTAGAAGCACTAGAGATCTCCTCACAGCTTCCCTAGCTAATTCTCTGTGTTCCTGTGAAAATAGTAATACAAAAAACCAGATTAAGTTTCCTGCATTGTTGTAGAATGGTGATAAATTTACCAACGTCTACCTTACTCCCAAGTTGGTCGACCAGGCTGCGATCAGCCAACGGTTCCTCAAATAAGCCCATGACGAACTTAACCCGCAAAATTCTTTTTACAGCATCATCAATTCTGCTCATGGGAATGATTCCATTTTTCACCAGGGAGGTTAGACCGTCAATAAATTCCGTATAGTTGTATGGAATCATGACCTGTAACAGGCAATTAAGTATGGGTTAGAAGACCAAACACATCATCAAGTTTATGGAACTTAAGAAAGGAAAGCAACAGAGATGTTAATTACCATGTCAATTCCGGCATTGACGCCTGCTTGAATTG is drawn from Malus domestica chromosome 14, GDT2T_hap1 and contains these coding sequences:
- the LOC103424217 gene encoding uncharacterized protein isoform X1, which produces MEDKTEYKREEIEKVQKEERFMVMKTKDVEPGDLKEEKTEVELESKTKSVVKEKSKHEKDEDKHKDADEEKSKKKDKDITKKEKKKEKDNEAGESEEDKKEDKEEKKKKNKEKNEDKEDDIEGGEKEKKKKDKKDKGKDLEEGEKVDDEKEGKKKEKKDKDEENDGDDKKKGKKKKDEDEKKKKHKGDDEKEKKSDEVKGDYDKKEGEKKKDKDDKKKKHKGGGDEKEKKSDEVKGDDNKKGEKKKEKDDKKKKHKDGGDEKEKKSGEQKDDKKEGKKKKDKEDKKKKHKNEEDEEEVKAEVTSREIDIEDNVKESKGEAEEMHKDEAKDYKKKKHKGGDDETEKKSDEVKGDDDKKEGEKKKDDEKKKHKGGDGEKEKSDEVKGDGNKKEGEKKKDEDDKKKKHKDGDDEKEKKSDEQKDDKKEGKKKKDKEDKKKKHKNEEDEEEVKAEVTSREIDTEENVKESKGEEEEETQKDEGKEGKEKKDKEKKVKGEKGEKGEKKRKVDKKDKGSDVVKLKQKLEKINGKIEGLLEKKSDIMRQIKEAESASLTVAEKPTEAAA
- the LOC103424217 gene encoding uncharacterized protein isoform X2, with protein sequence MEDKTEYKREEIEKVQKEERFMVMKTKDVEPGDLKEEKTEVELESKTKSVVKEKSKHEKDEDKHKDADEEKSKKKDKDITKKEKKKEKDNEAGESEEDKKEDKEEKKKKNKEKNEDKEDDIEGGEKEKKKKDKKDKGKDLEEGEKVDDEKEGKKKEKKDKDEENDGDDKKKGKKKKDEDEKKKKHKGDDEKEKKSDEVKGDDNKKGEKKKEKDDKKKKHKDGGDEKEKKSGEQKDDKKEGKKKKDKEDKKKKHKNEEDEEEVKAEVTSREIDIEDNVKESKGEAEEMHKDEAKDYKKKKHKGGDDETEKKSDEVKGDDDKKEGEKKKDDEKKKHKGGDGEKEKSDEVKGDGNKKEGEKKKDEDDKKKKHKDGDDEKEKKSDEQKDDKKEGKKKKDKEDKKKKHKNEEDEEEVKAEVTSREIDTEENVKESKGEEEEETQKDEGKEGKEKKDKEKKVKGEKGEKGEKKRKVDKKDKGSDVVKLKQKLEKINGKIEGLLEKKSDIMRQIKEAESASLTVAEKPTEAAA
- the LOC103453889 gene encoding syntaxin-132-like — its product is MNDLLTDSFEIPRGQASRDQDIELGAHASMNSGELGLENFFKKVQEIEKQNEKLDKLLKKLQGAHEESKAITKAPSMKSIKQRMEKDVDEVGKVARWIKSKIEELDKENLANRQKAGCGKGTGVDRSRTATTLALKKKLKDKMAEFQTLRETIHQEYRDVVERRVFTVTGARADEETIERLIETGDSEQIFQKAIQEQGRGQIMDTLAEIQERHDAVRDLEKKLLDLQQIFMDMAVLVDAQGELLDNIETQVSSAVDHVQQGNTALQKAKKLQKNSRKWMCIAILILLIIVAIIVVAVFKPWQSNKGA